A stretch of the Pseudobacteriovorax antillogorgiicola genome encodes the following:
- the queA gene encoding tRNA preQ1(34) S-adenosylmethionine ribosyltransferase-isomerase QueA, which produces MLKRSDFFYNLPDELIAQYPADHRTDSKLLVYRDQSINDSVTRNLAMHVPENAVFVRNNSRVIPSRLLGETQHGGKVELMLIEPIPGNGDATWKAFGKPLKKMKPDSKLFFNGGNAYIEDRVQDEDSPYLIVSFDKSWAEFYSWIDKVGYIPLPPYIKREKAETAPQSTDAIRYQTVYAEPKGSVAAPTAGLHFTDDLIRTMVNDKGIEFVDITLHVGAGTFLPVKSEDIDQHKMHFETYMLPSASFQAIQKARAENRKVIAVGTTSLRCLESFFRLGCDTHSWDNYLDLWHQTNLFIRPKTKNDRFRPGLIDGIMTNFHQPESTLLMLISAMFGYDEVRRIYQHAIEQRYRFFSYGDSSLLMF; this is translated from the coding sequence ATGTTAAAAAGATCTGACTTTTTCTATAATCTGCCTGACGAATTGATCGCTCAGTATCCTGCAGACCATCGCACCGACTCGAAACTATTGGTCTATCGCGACCAATCCATTAACGATAGCGTCACCCGCAACCTGGCAATGCATGTTCCAGAAAACGCCGTCTTTGTGAGAAACAACAGTCGTGTCATTCCTAGTAGACTTCTCGGTGAAACCCAACACGGCGGCAAAGTTGAACTTATGCTGATTGAGCCCATACCAGGGAACGGGGATGCTACATGGAAAGCTTTTGGCAAGCCCCTCAAGAAAATGAAACCTGATTCAAAGCTATTCTTCAATGGAGGCAACGCATACATTGAAGACCGAGTTCAAGATGAAGACTCACCCTACTTGATCGTATCATTTGATAAGAGCTGGGCTGAATTTTATTCATGGATTGATAAGGTCGGCTACATACCCCTGCCTCCCTACATAAAGAGGGAAAAAGCGGAAACAGCACCGCAAAGCACCGATGCTATTCGCTACCAAACCGTTTACGCAGAGCCGAAAGGCAGTGTCGCCGCGCCAACAGCGGGCTTACACTTCACAGACGACTTGATTCGAACCATGGTCAATGACAAAGGTATCGAGTTTGTCGACATCACCCTGCATGTCGGGGCCGGCACCTTTTTACCTGTAAAATCAGAAGACATAGACCAGCACAAGATGCATTTTGAAACTTACATGCTGCCATCGGCTAGCTTTCAAGCAATTCAGAAGGCTCGCGCTGAAAATAGGAAAGTGATTGCAGTCGGCACCACGTCCTTACGATGCCTGGAGTCTTTCTTCCGCTTAGGGTGCGATACCCATTCGTGGGATAACTACCTGGACCTGTGGCACCAAACCAATCTGTTTATTCGACCTAAAACTAAGAATGACCGGTTTCGCCCAGGCCTCATCGATGGGATCATGACAAACTTTCATCAACCCGAAAGCACACTCCTCATGCTTATCAGTGCAATGTTCGGGTATGATGAGGTAAGAAGAATTTATCAGCATGCTATCGAGCAGAGGTACCGTTTCTTCAGCTATGGTGATTCTAGCCTACTTATGTTTTAG
- a CDS encoding transglycosylase SLT domain-containing protein → MAVWIVVVSTGGLEGNSASADTINTYRKLLLDYRQHAQQISQGMSLLRQSSQDPWHKAQIHYFTGAYASAYKTLAAVDDKNLPLSDYIFFLEMRFRLQLELGHKRKIRNQISRRTRASKYLHFLEETDIFYRVKEQISSRYPKVWQSYARKALSDYPYTGASLASFAHFQESYKAGSIPYRVARKLSRLGRRAPNIRDWLHDKVLSNQVSFRGQRRSSHYLKVRLLFYMKDNLRLIDLAKNKLERKLRVKDTADIAEMLARAYEARQDLDQARSTYESYLERLGRNSATMRLWASYGRFLARRGFLDQASDELSKASKKTYSRSIRWSAFWSNYRARNLDKAKTMIQSRRYRSLDRHVPEMRDYWRARVLEKSGDTPGALALDRKILDRWGNGFYATLVMQKYLGQLKPGDYTAGRGKVIPISMKTKGRDVFDVRRWYEEQSKPRPEKRSKLRSVTSLYTDIQENPEYWQLKYPQPFQDWAQAVEDFWALDPLLLYSVMRAESFYNPSAKSPVGARGLMQIMPYTGFNISQDLGDPQFQVTQLTDPAINILYGGYYLAKLLKHYKGNVFYAVASYNAGPLKVDEWLNTCQVCETDEFVDSIPFRETRNYVKKVVANYAMYSRIYRGQLIPNLVDQQSKLHNGFENRLY, encoded by the coding sequence TTGGCGGTATGGATTGTCGTTGTCTCAACTGGTGGGCTTGAGGGTAATTCCGCGTCGGCAGATACCATAAACACCTATCGCAAGCTCTTACTAGATTACCGGCAGCATGCTCAGCAGATCTCTCAGGGTATGAGTCTGCTGCGGCAATCGTCACAGGATCCCTGGCACAAGGCTCAAATTCACTACTTCACTGGTGCTTATGCAAGTGCCTATAAGACCCTTGCAGCCGTGGATGATAAAAATCTACCACTTAGCGACTATATTTTTTTTCTTGAAATGAGGTTCAGACTCCAGTTGGAGCTGGGCCACAAGCGCAAAATTAGAAATCAGATTTCGCGAAGAACTAGAGCGAGTAAGTATTTACACTTCCTAGAAGAAACGGATATCTTCTACAGGGTTAAGGAGCAAATCTCATCTCGGTATCCAAAGGTATGGCAGAGCTATGCTCGTAAGGCACTTTCAGACTACCCATATACGGGTGCGTCGCTGGCGTCATTCGCTCATTTTCAAGAGAGTTACAAGGCAGGGTCGATACCATATCGTGTTGCGCGGAAGCTAAGTCGTTTGGGACGGCGAGCACCGAACATTCGCGACTGGTTGCATGACAAAGTCCTTAGCAATCAGGTGAGCTTTCGCGGTCAGAGGCGCAGTTCACACTATCTAAAAGTGAGACTTCTGTTTTATATGAAAGATAACCTAAGGCTCATCGATCTTGCCAAGAATAAGCTTGAACGTAAGCTTAGGGTAAAGGATACGGCTGATATTGCGGAGATGCTGGCCCGTGCCTACGAAGCTCGCCAAGATCTAGACCAAGCACGGAGTACCTATGAGTCCTACCTAGAAAGGTTAGGTCGAAACTCGGCGACGATGAGGCTTTGGGCCAGTTATGGGAGATTCTTGGCGCGGCGAGGGTTTCTGGATCAAGCGTCGGATGAATTGAGCAAGGCTTCAAAGAAGACGTATAGCCGTTCGATTCGATGGTCGGCTTTTTGGTCGAACTATCGTGCTAGGAACTTAGATAAAGCTAAAACCATGATTCAATCCAGGCGCTACCGGTCTCTTGATCGTCATGTCCCAGAAATGCGAGACTATTGGCGTGCTAGGGTGTTAGAGAAAAGCGGTGATACTCCGGGGGCTTTGGCTCTCGATCGAAAGATTCTCGATAGGTGGGGTAATGGGTTCTATGCTACCTTGGTTATGCAAAAATATCTTGGTCAACTGAAACCTGGAGATTACACTGCCGGTCGCGGAAAAGTTATCCCGATTTCTATGAAAACTAAAGGCCGCGATGTCTTCGATGTTAGAAGATGGTATGAGGAACAAAGCAAACCTAGACCTGAAAAAAGATCGAAGCTTCGCTCAGTGACTAGCTTATACACCGATATTCAAGAAAATCCAGAGTACTGGCAACTTAAGTACCCACAGCCATTTCAGGATTGGGCGCAAGCTGTGGAAGACTTTTGGGCACTCGACCCGCTGCTCCTATACAGCGTAATGCGAGCGGAAAGCTTCTATAATCCGAGTGCAAAGTCTCCTGTTGGTGCCCGTGGGCTTATGCAAATCATGCCATATACAGGCTTTAATATCAGCCAGGATTTAGGTGATCCTCAGTTTCAGGTCACCCAACTCACGGACCCCGCTATCAACATCCTTTACGGGGGGTACTATTTGGCTAAGCTGCTCAAACACTACAAAGGAAATGTCTTCTACGCGGTAGCAAGCTACAACGCAGGGCCATTAAAAGTCGACGAATGGCTGAATACGTGCCAGGTTTGTGAAACTGATGAGTTCGTCGACTCGATTCCCTTTCGAGAAACCCGAAACTATGTGAAAAAAGTTGTCGCGAATTATGCTATGTATTCCAGAATTTATCGTGGTCAGTTGATTCCAAACCTTGTTGATCAACAGTCCAAGCTCCACAATGGCTTCGAGAATCGCTTATACTAG
- a CDS encoding ATP-dependent Clp protease ATP-binding subunit: MVQRLIKNSTVKVTEALQAALMEYANQRKSVVGPEGILVALVDQKDSIVIKVLNELDKDPGDVRAKIVDIAISSINSLPQFHPGQVSQIRMTKEVENLFEAADRERRRMGDTYISTGALFLACFDGSVPANANILSEVGLDYQACSKALEDIRGNQKISDREEESRQSVLEEYTTDLTLMARREQLDPVIGRDFEIDRVIQILSRRKKNNPLLLGEPGVGKTVIAEGLANRIISADVPDYLRNKRILSLEISNILAGAKMQGEFEERLKAITDEIVAAAGQIILFIDEIHTVVGAGRSSGGLDASNMLKPALARGDLQCIGATTNKEYKQYIESDKALERRFQVVRVEEPSVATTIEILKGLKARYEAHHGIQYTDDALVAAAELSDRYLQERSLPDKAIDLIDEAGSERRLKVIYVPPELRKLEKERQDLIDEKSKAFNEQDFEQMSMFQMKLAQLEDELAEKRKAVDSAREGLDTFVDHETIANLISKNTGIPAQKMVSDESEKLMQLESHLQKRVIGQEHAVGSVANAIRRNRSGLKKKNTPIASFLFLGPTGVGKTELAKAIAAEVMDDESRIIRIDMSEYMERHDVSKLIGSPPGYVGYGEGGQLTEKVRRQPYSVVLFDEFEKAHPDVFNLLLQILDEGWLTDSEGQRVSFANTVVIGTSNLGSEVMGEKKTPIGIGSRVTEWSKDDESKEVFKVVKRHLRPEFINRLDEIIIFNRLNDDEFRAIFDIVLEDLRDRVVGLGMKLEVDEEVKQLVLGSIDTNQYGARPLKRKVQDLLENEIANHLIVKSSDSINLIKIGLVDGDIAVSSES; the protein is encoded by the coding sequence ATGGTTCAAAGACTTATTAAAAACTCCACAGTCAAAGTTACAGAGGCGTTGCAGGCTGCTTTGATGGAATATGCGAATCAGAGAAAGTCAGTAGTTGGGCCCGAGGGCATCTTGGTTGCCTTGGTAGACCAAAAAGATTCGATTGTTATTAAAGTCCTCAATGAGTTGGATAAAGATCCTGGGGATGTGCGCGCTAAAATCGTGGACATTGCTATTTCTTCCATTAACAGCCTCCCGCAGTTTCATCCTGGCCAAGTAAGTCAAATTAGGATGACAAAGGAAGTTGAGAACCTCTTCGAGGCAGCAGATCGTGAGCGTCGGCGCATGGGGGATACATACATCTCCACGGGAGCGCTATTTTTGGCTTGTTTTGATGGGTCAGTCCCAGCCAACGCTAATATCCTGAGCGAGGTAGGATTAGACTATCAGGCATGCTCTAAGGCATTGGAAGATATTCGTGGCAATCAGAAGATCTCTGATCGCGAGGAAGAATCTCGCCAGTCAGTATTAGAAGAATACACAACCGATCTGACTTTGATGGCTCGCCGTGAACAACTGGACCCGGTGATCGGGAGAGATTTTGAGATTGATCGGGTCATTCAGATCCTGTCGCGGCGCAAGAAAAACAATCCTTTGCTTCTTGGAGAGCCGGGAGTCGGTAAAACGGTGATTGCTGAAGGACTCGCCAATCGTATCATTTCCGCAGATGTTCCTGATTATCTGAGAAACAAGCGTATTCTGAGCTTGGAAATTTCTAACATCTTGGCTGGCGCTAAGATGCAGGGTGAATTCGAAGAGAGGCTCAAGGCCATTACAGATGAAATTGTTGCAGCAGCGGGCCAGATCATCCTATTCATTGACGAGATCCATACTGTTGTTGGAGCTGGTCGCTCATCAGGTGGGCTTGATGCATCAAACATGCTCAAACCAGCGCTAGCACGTGGTGATTTACAGTGTATTGGGGCTACAACCAATAAGGAATACAAGCAATATATTGAGTCTGACAAAGCTCTAGAGCGACGATTCCAGGTGGTGCGCGTTGAGGAGCCATCGGTCGCTACAACGATCGAGATCTTAAAAGGTCTTAAGGCACGCTACGAAGCCCATCATGGGATTCAATATACTGATGATGCCTTGGTTGCAGCGGCGGAGCTATCGGATCGCTACTTGCAGGAAAGGAGCCTCCCTGACAAGGCCATAGACCTCATCGATGAAGCAGGGTCGGAGCGTCGCCTCAAAGTAATCTATGTGCCTCCAGAGCTCCGTAAACTAGAAAAAGAACGACAAGATTTGATTGATGAAAAATCGAAGGCATTCAATGAGCAAGACTTCGAACAAATGTCTATGTTTCAGATGAAGCTGGCTCAATTAGAGGATGAGCTAGCAGAAAAAAGAAAGGCTGTGGACTCGGCGAGGGAAGGCTTAGACACTTTCGTTGATCATGAAACGATCGCCAATCTCATTAGCAAGAACACTGGTATCCCAGCTCAAAAGATGGTCTCAGATGAGTCAGAAAAGCTCATGCAATTGGAAAGCCATCTACAGAAACGAGTGATTGGCCAAGAGCATGCGGTAGGTTCTGTGGCCAACGCTATCAGAAGAAACCGATCAGGGCTCAAGAAAAAAAATACACCGATTGCGTCGTTCTTGTTTTTGGGTCCTACTGGTGTCGGAAAAACTGAGCTAGCCAAGGCGATTGCTGCTGAAGTGATGGACGATGAGAGTCGTATCATTCGCATCGACATGTCGGAGTACATGGAGAGGCATGATGTCAGCAAGTTGATTGGATCGCCACCTGGTTATGTCGGCTATGGAGAAGGGGGGCAGCTAACAGAGAAGGTCCGTCGTCAGCCGTATTCTGTGGTATTATTCGATGAGTTCGAAAAGGCTCACCCAGATGTCTTTAATCTCTTGCTTCAAATTCTCGATGAAGGGTGGTTGACAGACTCTGAAGGCCAGAGGGTTAGTTTTGCCAACACCGTTGTCATTGGGACCTCAAACCTTGGCTCTGAAGTTATGGGTGAAAAAAAGACTCCCATTGGTATCGGGTCGAGGGTTACAGAATGGTCTAAGGATGACGAAAGCAAAGAAGTTTTCAAGGTTGTAAAACGACATCTTCGCCCTGAGTTTATCAATCGACTCGATGAAATAATTATTTTCAATCGACTGAATGATGACGAGTTCCGAGCAATATTCGATATTGTTCTCGAAGACTTGCGCGACCGGGTCGTAGGGCTTGGAATGAAGCTTGAAGTGGATGAAGAGGTGAAGCAGCTCGTCTTGGGTAGCATCGATACCAATCAATATGGTGCTAGGCCCTTAAAGCGCAAGGTTCAAGATTTATTGGAAAACGAAATCGCCAATCATCTGATAGTAAAATCTTCTGACTCGATTAATTTAATCAAAATAGGCTTAGTGGATGGTGACATTGCGGTGTCTTCGGAATCTTAG